The Morococcus cerebrosus sequence TATAAAAAAGCCCCTGATAACAGGGGCTTTTCAGTAAAGATTAGTCCAATTTACCGATGATGTCGTTTAAAGCTTTTTGCCAGTCAGAGGGTTTGATGCCGTAATCGTTTTCGATTTTTCGACAATCCATAATACTGTACTCGGGACGTGGTGCAGGAAGAGGATATTGATCAGTGGTGATGGGTGTTAATTGCGGCATTTTGAAATTATTGTCATGTTTTAGTGCTGTTTGAAAGATAGTTTGACTGAATTCATACCAAGTAACAGATTTGTTGCCGCCGAAGTGGTAGATCCCTCTAGAAGGCGATGGGTGTTGCAAAAGGGTAATGATGGCTTGCGCCAAATCCCCCGCATAGGTCGGGCATCCGATTTGATCGTTGACAACGGAAAGGCTGTCTCGTTCTTTTGCCAAGCGCAGCATGGTTTTAACAAAATTATTGCCGTATTCGCTAAATAGCCAAGAGGTACGGATAATTGTGCTTTCCGGATTAGCGGCAAGCGCGAGTAGTTCGCCGGTGGCTTTAGTGCGGCCATATACGCTTTGCGGATTGGTGTAGTCATGTTCACGATAGGGCGTTTTGCTTGTCCCGTCGAAAACGTAATCGGTCGATACATGGATAAATCGGGCATGAACAGAACGTGCCGCATCGGCAAGGTTGTGAACGGCTGCGGCGTTAACGGCAAATGCTGCAGGAACGTTTGTTTCTGCGCGATCGACAGCGGTATAGGCAGCGGCATTGACAATTGCATCGGGTTGAAAGCTTTGAACCATATTGCGTACAGCATCAGCATCTGTAATATCCAAGGAAGAGGAGTCAGTAGCAATCAGCTCCCAATTATCAGGAAGTCGGTCTCGGAAGCAGTGTGCGAGTTGTCCTTTAGAGCCTGTCAGCAGAGTCCTCATGGTATATCTCCTTAATGAATATTGTTTCGGCAAGATGGACATCATTATAGAGCAAACATCAGCTCTTAACAGCATTTTACGCCCTCACCGTTTTAAACTTATGTTTATCGGAAAATTTGAACGGGGTAAGGAACGATCGTTGTAATGTCTCGCTAATATTTGGTGGTAAGATAAGACGAATGATGAAAAATTTTGTTTGAAGGGGAAAAAAGGAATCTCTGTTGTGGAAAAAAACAATAAATAGTACGTTGAAATAAATAATATTATTTCGACAAAATAATCAATATCTTGTTTTTTAAAAAGGAATTATCATTAGAATAAAGTGTCAATTTAAATTTGATTGCTTTAAAAAATGTTTCCATTCGTCTGAAATTTCAACCGTTAGCGAATTGAAAAACAGTTAATCATGAAATATCACTAGAATAACAGTGTAGGCAGTTTGATCAGTTTGCATTTTGACAAAAGGCCTATGCTTCTTAATTACATATATTCTGGGAGTGATTTATCATGACTTATCATTATGGCGGCTATTCTTCTAAAGCCCACTTCAACTCATACTGCCCTCCGGCTAAACCCTACAATCCTTACTGCCCTCCTAGCCATGGCGGTTTCGGTTACAAAGGCGGTTTCCATAACTACGGTTCTTCACACGGCTTCAAAATGCCTCACGGCAAATTCGGTCATGGCGCCTACTGCCCTCCGCCGAAACCCGTGTACAAATGCATTATTATTGATTTCAACTGCAATCCGGGTAAACCTTATTACCCTAAACCGGCTCCAAAACCGGTTCCTCCAAAGCATGTTGATCCTTACTGCCCACCGGTTGAACCAAAACCACAGCCTCAACCACACCCACAACCCCAACCTAAGCCGCAGCCACAACCTCAGCCGCAGCCTAAACCTCAACCGCAGCCGCAGCCGCAGCCTAAACCTCAACCGCAGCCCAAACCGCAGCCTAAACCCAACGATAAAGACTGCAAAGATTGTGTTGATGATCAAAACCAACAAAATACCTACGGACATGACGACAAAAATCCGGGCAACATTATCCATGTTGATGGTTCGACCAAAGATAAAAATGGCCTGACCAATACCGTAGGTACTGATAAGAAAGATACCATTTACGGTACTAGTGGTGAAGACGTGATTTATGGCGGCGACGGTGCCGACGTGATTTACGGCGGTGACGGCAACGACACTTTGCAAGGCGGTAACAACGGCGACTCTCTGTACGGTCAAGGCGGTAAAGACTACCTGCAAGGCGGTGACGGTAACGACTACTTGAACGGTGGTGCCGACGCTGACATCATGCGCGGTGGTGATGGTAATGACGTTTACTTTGTTGATCACAAAGGCGACGAAGTTATCGAATATGGTAATTTAAACGGCGGTATTGATACTGTCCGTACAGTAATCGACTACACCCTGACCGACAACGTTGAACACCTGTTCTTGCAAGGTTCCGGCAACCTCAACGGTACCGGTAACGCTCTGAACAACGACATCAACGGCAACTCCGGCAACAACCACCTGTACGGCTTGGCAGGCGATGACTGCCTGGTTGGTAAAGACGGTAACGATTACCTCGACGGCGGTATCGGCAACGATGTCCTGATCGGCGGTACCGGCGACGATACCTACTTCTTTGATAAAGGTTACGGTCGTGACACCATCCAAGACGAAAGCGGTAACGATACCCTGCAATTCGGCAAAGGTATTTCTGCTTCCGACGTGTTGTTGAGCAAAACAGGCAACAGCCTGACCGTATCTGTCGGCGGCGGTGACACTGTTACCATTGACGACTGGTTCTCCGGTAACAACCATAAGATCGAAAACTTCAAGTTTGCCGATGGCAGTACTTACGAAGTAACCGGTCATGGCGATTACTACTCTCTGTCAGCTGTAAACAGCATCCAACAACAAACCCAAGTGCCTAGCATCTAATCTCTGATTAGCAATACTTAGGATTGATAAGGTCGTCTGAAAGCGTCTGCATCCGTGCAAAACGTTTTCAGACGACCTATTTTGTAAACAATCTGACCCAAAAATCCAAATTCGGATAAAATAACGGAATCCTGTTTAAACCGAGTCAGCGAAGGGAGAAACCTGAAATGTCCGAAATCAGCTTGAAAAAGATTTACTCCGGAAAAGTGCGAGATTTATACGAAATCGACAGCAAGCGCATGTTGATGGTCGCATCCGACCGATTGTCTGCATTTGATGTGATTTTAGACAATCCGATTCCGGGTAAAGGAGAAATTCTGACGCAGATTTCCAATTTCTGGTTTCAAAAACTGGCGCATATCATGCCCAATCATTTTACCGGCGATACGGTTTATGACGTGTTGCCTGAACATGAAGCCAAAGCCATCGAGAAACGCGCGGTTGTCGCCAAAAAACTGACTCCTGTCAAAGTAGAGGCGATTGTGCGCGGTTATTTGGCGGGCAGCGGGTGGAAAGATTACCAAAAAAACGGTTCTGTCTGCGGCATCAAACTTCCCGAAGGGATGAAAGAAGCGCAGCAGCTTCCGGAAGTGATTTTTACCCCGTCCACCAAGGCTGCCGTCGGTGATCATGATGAAAACATCAGTTTTGAAGAATGCGAACGCATTATCGGTAAAGAGTTGGCGGCTGAAGTGCGCGCTAAAGCCATTCAGCTTTATACGGAAGCTGCAGAATATGCAAAATCACGCGGTATCATCATATGCGATACCAAATTCGAATTCGGGCTGGATGAAAACGGTACGTTAACCCTGATGGATGAAGTACTGACGCCCGATTCCAGCCGCTTTTGGCCGGCGGATCAATATCAAGTCGGCACCAATCCGCCATCTTTTGACAAACAATTTGTTCGAGATTGGCTGGAGCAAAGCGGTTGGAACAAAAAAGCTCCGGCACCGGACGTCCCTAGTGATGTTATTCAGAAAACAGTTGATAAATATCGGGAAGCATTAAATCTTTTAACCAAAGAATCATAAATTTGATAAAAGGTCGTCTGAAACACGGAAGCGCGTTTCAGACGACCTTTTGCTGTCATGAATGCTTGGATTTACTTACATTTGCTATTATAATGCGCGTTTGGATTGACCGTTTGAGGTCGTCTGAAAAATATAGTTTTTACCAACCGCCGCACACCTGAAACCCTAACTATGCACATTCTCACTTTTAGTGTGCATTATTAGTGTTTTAGCGTGCGGCATTCTGAAAGGAACGAAATGTTCGATAAACACGTTAAAACCTTCCAATACGGCAATCACACCGTTACCTTGGAAACCGGCGAAATCGCGCGCCAAGCCGCAGCGGCTGTTAAAGTATCGATGGGAGATACCGTTGTTTTGGTCGCTGTGACCACCAACAAAGAAGTCAAAGAAGGTCAAGACTTCTTCCCTCTGACTGTCGATTACCTTGAGCGCACTTACGCCGCAGGTAAAATCCCCGGAGGTTTCTTTAAGCGCGAAGGTAAACAAAGCGAAAAAGAAATCCTGACCAGCCGTCTGATTGACCGTCCTATCCGCCCGCTGTTCCCTGAAGGTTTCTACCACGATATCCAAATTGTTGCGATGGTGGTTTCCGTTGACCCTGAAATTGATTCCGATATTCCTGCCATGCTCGGCGCATCCGCTGCGCTGGTGTTGAGCGGCGTACCGTTTGCCGGTCCGATTGGTGCCGCACGCGTAGGTTATGTAAACGGCGTGTACGTATTGAACCCGACCAAAGCCGAATTGGCTAAATCTAAGCTGGACTTGGTGGTTGCGGGTACATCCAAAGCCGTTTTGATGGTGGAATCCGAAGCTAAAATCCTGCCTGAAGACGTGATGTTGGGTGCCGTAGTTTACGGCCACGACCAAATGCAGGTAGCGATTAACGCCATCAACGAGTTCGCCGATGAAGTAAATCCTGAAGTATGGGATTGGAAAGCGCCTGAAACTAATGAAGAATTGGTTGCCAAAGTGCGCGAAATCGCAGGTGAAGCAATTAAAGAAGCATTCAAAATCCGTCAAAAACAAGCGCGTTCCGCTAAATTGGACGAGGCTTGGAATGCAGTGAAAGATGCGTTGATTACTGAAGAAACCGATACTCTGGCTGCCAACGAAATTAAAGGTATTTTCAAACATTTGGAAGCTGACGTTGTCCGCACCCAAATTTTGGAAGGTCAGCCGCGTATCGACGGTCGCGATACCCGCACCGTCCGTCCGCTGAACATCCAAACCGGCGTATTGCCGCGTACACACGGTTCTGCCCTGTTTACCCGTGGCGAAACCCAAGCCCTTGCCGTGGCGACTTTGGGTACTTCACGCGACGAGCAAATTATTGATGCGCTCTCCGGCGAATACACTGACCGCTTCATGCTGCATTACAACTTCCCGCCGTATTCTACCGGCGAAGTAGGTCGCGTCGGCGCGCCGAAACGCCGCGAAATCGGACATGGCCGCTTGGCAAAACGCGCACTGGTTGCTGTATTGCCGTCCCCTGAAGAATTCAGCTACACCATGCGTGTTGTTTCTGAAATTACTGAATCCAACGGTTCGTCTTCTATGGCTTCTGTCTGCGGCGGCTGCTTGAGCCTGCTGTCTGCCGGTGTGCCTTTGAAAGCACACGTCGCCGGTATTGCGATGGGTCTGATTTTGGATAACAACAAATTCGCCGTATTGACCGACATTTTGGGTGATGAAGACCACTTGGGCGACATGGACTTTAAAGTTGCCGGTACGACCGAAGGCGTGACTGCGCTGCAAATGGACATCAAAATCCAAGGCATTACCAAAGAAATCATGCAGATTGCTTTGGCGCAAGCCAAAGACGCGCGTCTGCACATCTTGGAACAGATGAAAGCCGCCGTGGCAGGTCCGCAAGAGCTGTCCGCTCACGCTCCGCGCCTGTTCACCATGAAAATCAACCAAGACAAAATCCGTGAAGTCATTGGCAAAGGCGGCGAAACCATCCGTGCGATTACTGCTGAAACCGGTACTGAAATCAATATCGCGGAAGACGGCACCATCACTATTGCTGCAACCACTCAAGAAGCCGGCGACGCTGCGAAAAAACGTATCGAAGAAATCACTGCCGAAGTGGAAGTGGGCAAAGTGTACGAAGGTACTGTGGTTAAAATCCTCGACAACAACGTCGGCGCCATCGTCAGCGTGATGCCGGGCAAAGACGGTTTGGTACACATCAGCCAAATCGCCCACGAGCGCGTACGCAACGTCAGCGACTATCTGCAAGTCGGTCAGGTTGTGAATGTGAAAGCATTGGAAGTGGACGACCGCGGCCGCGTGCGTCTGTCTATCAAAGCATTGACCGAAGCTCCTGCGCGCGAAGAAAAAGCGCCTGAATAATCGTTGAGCCGATTTTGATTGATGAAAGGTCGTCTGAAAAATTTCAGACGACCTTTTTTGCTGAATGCGGATGAAAAAGTAGGGGTAGGAATATGAAGTTGAGTTGTCTTGTGTCGGAACTTTGATTTATCGTTCCTTTTAGGCAGCAATTAGGGAGAATGCTGAAAGGGTCGTCTGAAAACCATTTTCTTTGGTTTTCAGACGACCTTTTATATCAATAATATTCGGGGTAGATGTAGAAACTAGTATCGTTGTTTACAGTATTTCCAGGAGAATACTGAAACATGAACATACATAAAAACACCCGTCTCACCCCGCACCACCGCCAAGCCATTTGGCTGGCCTACACGCAGGAAAAGGAAAGCGTTACCTCCCTGGCACGCCGCTACCAAGTCAGCCGCGTCACCATTTACCGCGCACTTAAAGCCGCAAGAGGCAGACTGCTCAAACCCCAAACCAGTACCAACAACCGTTTCAAACAGGCAAAGTACGGAATGAAACGCCTGGCCAAGGTAGAACGCGGCATTCAGGAAAAACTCAAAAGGCAGGCCAAACGCTACAATAAATCCTACCCCAGAGAGCTGGTGCATCTCGACACCAAACGGCTGCCGCTGCTCAAAGGGCAGAAAGCCACCGATAAGCGGGATTACCTGTTTGTCGCCATCGACGATTTCTCAAGGGAGCTATACGCCGCCATTTTGCCGGACAAAACCGCAGACAGTGCCGCCAAGTTTCTGACCGAACACCTGATTGATCCCTGCCCATACCTGATTGAGTGCGTTTACTCCGACAACGGTACGGAATATAAAGGCTCGGCTAACCATGCTTTCGGTGTAGCCTGTTATGAGAACGGGATTGGTCAAAAGTTTACCCGGGTTGCCCGTCCGCAGACCAACGGTAAGGCGGAACGGGTTATCCGCACCCTGATGGAGATGTGGCATGAGAAACAGTTGTTTGACAGTCCGGAACACCGGCGAAAGGAGTTGTGCCGCTTTGTTAATTTCTATAACACTGTGAAGCCGCACCGCAGTTTGAACGGCGATACGCCGTTTGAGGTCTTGCAGGCTTATTTTTCTCAACCTGTGGTATAAACAACGCAACGTTTTCCTACAAATCAGATATATTGAACCGAAATAATGTCGTATTCGCGTACACCACCAGGGGCTTGTACTTCAGCGACATCGCCTTCCTCTTTGCCGATTAGGGCGCGGGCAATGGGGGAGCCGACGTAGATTTTGCCTTCTTTGATGTCTGCTTCGTCTTCGCCGACGATTTGATAGGTAACGTGTTCTTCGGTTTCCAAATCTTCCAGCGTTACGGTCGTGCCGAAGACGATTTTGCCTTCTGCGTGGATTTCAGCGGGATTGATGATGTGCGCCATGGACAATTTGTGTTCCAACTCGGAAATACGACCTTCGATGAAGCCTTGTTTTTCTTTGGCAGCTTCATATTCAGCGTTTTCGGACAAATCGCCGTGCGAACGGGCTTCGGCGATGGCTTCGATGATTTCTGGACGGGCGACGCTTTTGAGGCGTTGCAATTCTTGTTTGAGCAATTCTGCGCCGCGTACGGTCAATGGAATTTTTTGCATGGTTTGTTATCTCCGCAAAAGCGTTTGGACTGCTTTTGCCTAGTAAATACGCGGGAAACATAGTGGATTAAGTTTAAATCAGGACAAGGCGACGAAGCCGTAGACAGTACAGATAGTACGGCAAGGCGAGGTAACGCAGTACTGGTTTAAACTTAATCCACTATAAAATCCGCAAAATGAAAATAAAAATACAAGCCGCCTAAATCTCGGCGGCTTGTCTGTGTAAGAATGAATGGCGGTATTGTACCAAAATCAGGGGAAACTGCAACGGCAATCGGCTTTTTCCCTGCTCTGGTGTGGCTTTAGTCCAAATGTTCGCTGCTTTGCGCCAAAACAGTACGGTTGCCGTTGGTTTCGGCAGGCGAAACGATGCCGTCTGCTTCCATTTGGTCAATCAGGCGGGCGGCGCGGTTGTAGCCGATGCGTAATTGACGCTGGATGCCTGAGATACTGGCTTTGCGTGTTTTCAGAACAACGGAGACGGCATCGTCATACATCGGATCAACTTCGCTGTCGCTGCTGCGGCTGATACCCGGCAGATCGTCGGTTGTGCCGCTCATCAGAATATCGTCGATGTAATCGGGTTCGCCGAATTGTTTCAAATATTCGACTACGCGGTGTACTTCGTCGTCTGAAGCGAATGCGCCGTGGACGCGTTGCGGATAACCTGTACCAGGCGGCAGGAACAGCATATCGCCTTGTCCGAGCAGGTTTTCCGCGCCCATTTGGTCGAGAATCGTACGGCTGTCGATTTTGCTGGATACTTGGAAGGCGATGCGTGTCGGGATGTTGGCTTTAATCAGACCTGTGATGACATCGACGCTGGGGCGTTGTGTGGCAAGAATCAAATGGATGCCTGCTGCGCGGGCTTTTTGGGCAAGGCGGGCAATCAGTTCTTCGATTTTCTTGCCTGCGGTCATCATCAAATCGGCAAACTCGTCAACCACGACTACGATAAACGGCAGTTTTTCCAAAGGTTCGGGATCATCAGGCGTCAGGCTGAACGGGTTGGCAATTTTCATGCCTTGTGCGGCAGCTTCCATGATTTTTTGATTGAAGCCCGCAAGGTTGCGCACGCCTACATGGCTCATCAGACGATAGCGTTTTTCCATTTCGTTGACGCACCAGTTGAGCGCATTGGCCGCCAGCTTCATATCGGTAACGACAGGCGCGAGCAGGTGCGGAATGCCTTCGTAAATGCTCAATTCCAGCATTTTCGGGTCAATCATAATCATGCGCACGTCTTCAGGCGTCGCTTTGAAGAGCATAGATAAAATCATGGCATTAACGCCGACCGATTTACCCGAGCCGGTCGTACCGGCAACCAGCAAATGCGGCGCTTTGCCCAAGTCGGTAACGACGGGCTGACCGGTAATGTCCTGACCGAGCGCGAGCGTCAGCTTGGATTTGGATTCGGCAAACGCGGGTGAATTGAAGATTTCGCTCAGGCGTATCATTTGCCGTTTCGGGTTCGGCAACTCCAAGCCCATGCAGGTTTTGCCGGGAATGGTTTCGACAACGCGGATAGAGGCAACACCGAGCGAACGGGCGAGGTCTTTTTCAAGGTTTATGACCGAATTGCCGCGCACGCCGACATCAGGTTCGATTTCGTAACGTGTAATCACCGGACCGGAATAAGAGTCCACGACTTTGACTTTGACCTTAAATTCCGCCAGCTTTTCTTCGATGGTGATGCTGTTGTTTAACAATTCTTCTTCGGTCTGTGTGGCAGCCGGGTCGAATTGGGGCGGAAGGAGCAGGGCGGTAGTCGGCAGATGGATGCTGTTCGTCTGCGGGGCGGTGAGGTCGTCTGAAGCCGCGTCCCAATCATCGTCGCCGTCAAACCATGGTGTTTCATTGGTTTCAATGTTTTCAGACGACGTTTGCTCGTGTGGCAGGTCGCGTCCGAATACATCCGCGGTATCGTTGTCTGTTTCGGAATCAACGTCCTTAATTGTGTCGCTTGCCGATTCGCGAATCAGGTAATCATGTATAGAGATTTCCGGATTGTTGCTGATGTGTGCGTTAACTTCCGACTCAAATACGGAAACGGACGGATGATTACGGAACACGGGTGGTTCGGGAATGTCGATTTTGTTTTCGGGTAAATCGAATTTGGGCGGTTTCGGAATATCGACCGCAGGTGCCGGTACGGGCGGTACGGGAGGCGGTTCGATGACGGTTGCGTCAGGAGCGGGCGGCCGGGAGATGAAAGTGTTTTCACGAACGGCGCGGGACAGTTTGGCGGGAACCGCCGCTTTTCGGCTGAGAACAGGAGCTTGGCTTCTTGCTGTAAAGGATGAGGTGGGTTTCGCCGTTGATTGTTCAACACTTTCTGCTTCTTGTTGAGACAGTTGGCGACGGGTTATTTTTTCTGCGGCAGCTTCGGAGTGCTTGAGCGTGCGGCGGCGGTTTGCGGGCAGTTTCAGATTGGCAAAAATATCCTCATCTTCAATAATTTGAGGCTGGTATCCGCGCACAGGAGCAACGGCTGCGGCAAGTTTGTCGCGAGCGGCACGGCGCATGGCGAGATTGTTTTGGATGTCGATGACGTTGATTTCGTCTTTTTGACCGTAATAGTTGGCCGTAGAGGGGATGGATTCACGTTCGGCAGTACGCAAAGCGGTTTGTGCCGTTTCGATATGGGGACGGCCGGCTTTTTCCAGATGGATGCGATCCACATAAGATTTGACGCGTTCGCGCGTACGGCGTAAGACAGGGTCGTTGAAATCAATGACTTCCAAACCTTTCATCGGTGTAACCGATGTCCGTACCAAACGGATTTCCGGTTCGCTTTCATCGGTGATGGCAACGGGGTTTTGTTTAGCGGTTTGATGCTCTTCCCATTCTTGGACGGCAGCTTCAGTCAGCGAGCGGGTGGCTTCTTCCAAAGTAATCTCTTCGAAGGCACCGCCTGTTACCAAGCCGGGCGTATATTCCGGCGTATCGGACGTTTCGAACGGTACGATTTCCGGATATTGCTCAGGTTTGTGGGCATTTGGACGGACTTTAGGGAGGGGGGTGTCGGGTGTTTGGGGAAATTCAGGCTCGTGGAGGTATTCCGGCTCGAAATCGGTTTCAGACGACGTTTCGTATGCGGGCGATGAATCTGCCGCATCTTCTTGTACGGAAGGGGAAACTTGGAATGCGCCCATAGCCTCCGCCAGCGAGCTTGGAGAGAAAGAGGAGTCGTCTGAAAGCGTTTGCGTACGTTTCTTGTAGTCGTGTTGCGCAGCCAAAAGACGCAGGCGGGCGATGGTTTTGTTGCCTGCGGTTTTTGCTTCTTCCGTAAGTTCGTACGCTGCGTCCGGATTTTCGTCAAAATCCCTGCCGCGTTTCAGACGGACCAGCTCGCGTTCCCAATCTTGTTCTTGTTTTTTGTGCAGTAAAAACACGATGCCGATGGCAAGCAATAAAATAATAATCAGCACGCTCCACAACATATTGAAATTTTCCCGAGTCAAAAAAGCAAAGTCCGTTATTCTAACGCTTTTCAGGATGAAACAAAACCGACAAGGCTTTGTTTCCTTTCGGTTGTGCGAATCCACTATAATCAGGTCGTCTGAAACGCTTTTTAAACATTGAGGATATATGCTTTTCCAAACGGGATGGTTTTCGGGTTTGATTTTGGCCGCTGCGTGGTGCGTGTTGGTTTTATTGTTGGCATTATCCGCACCGAAGGCTTATCGTGATTTTCGAAAACATGGCTCGGCTGCCGCATTGGCAGGGATTATTTTGGCGTCGGTCTGGAGCTTGAATGCCACCCCTGACGGCGGGCAGCTTGCGGGGATGAGTTACCATCTTTTGGCGGTCAACCTGATTGCCTTGATGCTCGGTGTCCCGCTGGCATTTTGGGTCTGTGCGTTGCTGTATTTGCCCTATGTTTGGATATTTGGCTCAGATTGGCAGGCTTATCCGGTCAATGCGCTTGCATTGTTTCTGCCTGCGCTGGCAGTCAATTTGCTGTCGCGCGCCTGGGTCAACCGGCTTCCCGCCAATATTTTTATCTTCATTTTTGTCAATGGTTTTTTAGCATCCGCAGCGGGTATGCTGCTGACCGGGGGTGTTTTGGTCGGCATATTGGA is a genomic window containing:
- a CDS encoding calcium-binding protein, encoding MTYHYGGYSSKAHFNSYCPPAKPYNPYCPPSHGGFGYKGGFHNYGSSHGFKMPHGKFGHGAYCPPPKPVYKCIIIDFNCNPGKPYYPKPAPKPVPPKHVDPYCPPVEPKPQPQPHPQPQPKPQPQPQPQPKPQPQPQPQPKPQPQPKPQPKPNDKDCKDCVDDQNQQNTYGHDDKNPGNIIHVDGSTKDKNGLTNTVGTDKKDTIYGTSGEDVIYGGDGADVIYGGDGNDTLQGGNNGDSLYGQGGKDYLQGGDGNDYLNGGADADIMRGGDGNDVYFVDHKGDEVIEYGNLNGGIDTVRTVIDYTLTDNVEHLFLQGSGNLNGTGNALNNDINGNSGNNHLYGLAGDDCLVGKDGNDYLDGGIGNDVLIGGTGDDTYFFDKGYGRDTIQDESGNDTLQFGKGISASDVLLSKTGNSLTVSVGGGDTVTIDDWFSGNNHKIENFKFADGSTYEVTGHGDYYSLSAVNSIQQQTQVPSI
- a CDS encoding phosphoribosylaminoimidazolesuccinocarboxamide synthase, yielding MSEISLKKIYSGKVRDLYEIDSKRMLMVASDRLSAFDVILDNPIPGKGEILTQISNFWFQKLAHIMPNHFTGDTVYDVLPEHEAKAIEKRAVVAKKLTPVKVEAIVRGYLAGSGWKDYQKNGSVCGIKLPEGMKEAQQLPEVIFTPSTKAAVGDHDENISFEECERIIGKELAAEVRAKAIQLYTEAAEYAKSRGIIICDTKFEFGLDENGTLTLMDEVLTPDSSRFWPADQYQVGTNPPSFDKQFVRDWLEQSGWNKKAPAPDVPSDVIQKTVDKYREALNLLTKES
- the pnp gene encoding polyribonucleotide nucleotidyltransferase, yielding MFDKHVKTFQYGNHTVTLETGEIARQAAAAVKVSMGDTVVLVAVTTNKEVKEGQDFFPLTVDYLERTYAAGKIPGGFFKREGKQSEKEILTSRLIDRPIRPLFPEGFYHDIQIVAMVVSVDPEIDSDIPAMLGASAALVLSGVPFAGPIGAARVGYVNGVYVLNPTKAELAKSKLDLVVAGTSKAVLMVESEAKILPEDVMLGAVVYGHDQMQVAINAINEFADEVNPEVWDWKAPETNEELVAKVREIAGEAIKEAFKIRQKQARSAKLDEAWNAVKDALITEETDTLAANEIKGIFKHLEADVVRTQILEGQPRIDGRDTRTVRPLNIQTGVLPRTHGSALFTRGETQALAVATLGTSRDEQIIDALSGEYTDRFMLHYNFPPYSTGEVGRVGAPKRREIGHGRLAKRALVAVLPSPEEFSYTMRVVSEITESNGSSSMASVCGGCLSLLSAGVPLKAHVAGIAMGLILDNNKFAVLTDILGDEDHLGDMDFKVAGTTEGVTALQMDIKIQGITKEIMQIALAQAKDARLHILEQMKAAVAGPQELSAHAPRLFTMKINQDKIREVIGKGGETIRAITAETGTEINIAEDGTITIAATTQEAGDAAKKRIEEITAEVEVGKVYEGTVVKILDNNVGAIVSVMPGKDGLVHISQIAHERVRNVSDYLQVGQVVNVKALEVDDRGRVRLSIKALTEAPAREEKAPE
- the greA gene encoding transcription elongation factor GreA: MQKIPLTVRGAELLKQELQRLKSVARPEIIEAIAEARSHGDLSENAEYEAAKEKQGFIEGRISELEHKLSMAHIINPAEIHAEGKIVFGTTVTLEDLETEEHVTYQIVGEDEADIKEGKIYVGSPIARALIGKEEGDVAEVQAPGGVREYDIISVQYI
- a CDS encoding energy-coupling factor ABC transporter permease — its product is MLFQTGWFSGLILAAAWCVLVLLLALSAPKAYRDFRKHGSAAALAGIILASVWSLNATPDGGQLAGMSYHLLAVNLIALMLGVPLAFWVCALLYLPYVWIFGSDWQAYPVNALALFLPALAVNLLSRAWVNRLPANIFIFIFVNGFLASAAGMLLTGGVLVGILDRVRAFPETALWSTAFPVFFLIAWAEAFLSGITAAIFIALRPQWINTFDDGRYLKPSNKIW
- a CDS encoding IS481 family transposase: MNIHKNTRLTPHHRQAIWLAYTQEKESVTSLARRYQVSRVTIYRALKAARGRLLKPQTSTNNRFKQAKYGMKRLAKVERGIQEKLKRQAKRYNKSYPRELVHLDTKRLPLLKGQKATDKRDYLFVAIDDFSRELYAAILPDKTADSAAKFLTEHLIDPCPYLIECVYSDNGTEYKGSANHAFGVACYENGIGQKFTRVARPQTNGKAERVIRTLMEMWHEKQLFDSPEHRRKELCRFVNFYNTVKPHRSLNGDTPFEVLQAYFSQPVV
- a CDS encoding DNA translocase FtsK, giving the protein MLWSVLIIILLLAIGIVFLLHKKQEQDWERELVRLKRGRDFDENPDAAYELTEEAKTAGNKTIARLRLLAAQHDYKKRTQTLSDDSSFSPSSLAEAMGAFQVSPSVQEDAADSSPAYETSSETDFEPEYLHEPEFPQTPDTPLPKVRPNAHKPEQYPEIVPFETSDTPEYTPGLVTGGAFEEITLEEATRSLTEAAVQEWEEHQTAKQNPVAITDESEPEIRLVRTSVTPMKGLEVIDFNDPVLRRTRERVKSYVDRIHLEKAGRPHIETAQTALRTAERESIPSTANYYGQKDEINVIDIQNNLAMRRAARDKLAAAVAPVRGYQPQIIEDEDIFANLKLPANRRRTLKHSEAAAEKITRRQLSQQEAESVEQSTAKPTSSFTARSQAPVLSRKAAVPAKLSRAVRENTFISRPPAPDATVIEPPPVPPVPAPAVDIPKPPKFDLPENKIDIPEPPVFRNHPSVSVFESEVNAHISNNPEISIHDYLIRESASDTIKDVDSETDNDTADVFGRDLPHEQTSSENIETNETPWFDGDDDWDAASDDLTAPQTNSIHLPTTALLLPPQFDPAATQTEEELLNNSITIEEKLAEFKVKVKVVDSYSGPVITRYEIEPDVGVRGNSVINLEKDLARSLGVASIRVVETIPGKTCMGLELPNPKRQMIRLSEIFNSPAFAESKSKLTLALGQDITGQPVVTDLGKAPHLLVAGTTGSGKSVGVNAMILSMLFKATPEDVRMIMIDPKMLELSIYEGIPHLLAPVVTDMKLAANALNWCVNEMEKRYRLMSHVGVRNLAGFNQKIMEAAAQGMKIANPFSLTPDDPEPLEKLPFIVVVVDEFADLMMTAGKKIEELIARLAQKARAAGIHLILATQRPSVDVITGLIKANIPTRIAFQVSSKIDSRTILDQMGAENLLGQGDMLFLPPGTGYPQRVHGAFASDDEVHRVVEYLKQFGEPDYIDDILMSGTTDDLPGISRSSDSEVDPMYDDAVSVVLKTRKASISGIQRQLRIGYNRAARLIDQMEADGIVSPAETNGNRTVLAQSSEHLD
- the rfbD gene encoding dTDP-4-dehydrorhamnose reductase, which translates into the protein MRTLLTGSKGQLAHCFRDRLPDNWELIATDSSSLDITDADAVRNMVQSFQPDAIVNAAAYTAVDRAETNVPAAFAVNAAAVHNLADAARSVHARFIHVSTDYVFDGTSKTPYREHDYTNPQSVYGRTKATGELLALAANPESTIIRTSWLFSEYGNNFVKTMLRLAKERDSLSVVNDQIGCPTYAGDLAQAIITLLQHPSPSRGIYHFGGNKSVTWYEFSQTIFQTALKHDNNFKMPQLTPITTDQYPLPAPRPEYSIMDCRKIENDYGIKPSDWQKALNDIIGKLD